The Pantoea alfalfae genome includes a region encoding these proteins:
- a CDS encoding LysR family transcriptional regulator — MQNKLTAMQTFIRVAEAGSFSAAARQNGMKQSAVSQQIAALEEALGVVLLHRTTRTMALTEPGHHYLQQVRQLLGAMDELEQQLRPESQPLHGRVHIQLPSGIGQRLMPHLIAFQQVHPALRLNIALEDRLSDLIVEGVDVAVRVSESPPATLAARSLATIETVLVASPEWIARNGPPQTPDDLMRYPHIRFSGIATDAPLQLVSATAKVSVPVESVFRSNNSDALMQALEAGLGIGGLQTLPGADALASGRLVRVLPDWRMPDRYLYALFPDARFIPYKVRKLVGRLSEVLMQGSGQSQI, encoded by the coding sequence ATGCAGAACAAACTGACTGCGATGCAGACCTTCATCCGGGTGGCGGAAGCGGGCTCCTTTTCGGCGGCAGCACGGCAAAACGGCATGAAGCAGTCGGCTGTTAGCCAGCAGATCGCCGCACTGGAGGAGGCACTGGGCGTGGTGCTCCTGCATCGCACCACGCGAACCATGGCGTTAACTGAGCCGGGTCACCATTATCTGCAACAGGTCAGGCAGCTGCTTGGTGCGATGGACGAACTGGAGCAGCAACTACGGCCTGAATCGCAGCCGCTTCATGGCAGAGTGCATATTCAGTTGCCGAGCGGCATCGGGCAGCGGCTGATGCCGCATCTGATCGCTTTCCAGCAGGTGCATCCTGCGCTGCGTCTGAATATTGCGCTGGAGGATCGCCTGTCGGACCTCATCGTGGAAGGCGTTGACGTGGCGGTTCGTGTCAGCGAGTCGCCACCTGCCACGCTGGCTGCCCGTTCGCTCGCCACGATTGAAACCGTGCTGGTGGCTTCCCCTGAGTGGATAGCGCGCAACGGCCCGCCGCAGACGCCCGATGACCTTATGCGCTATCCGCATATACGTTTTAGTGGTATAGCGACTGATGCGCCGCTGCAGCTGGTTTCTGCGACCGCGAAAGTCTCTGTTCCGGTAGAAAGCGTGTTTCGGTCTAATAACAGCGATGCCTTGATGCAGGCCCTTGAAGCAGGCCTCGGTATCGGCGGCTTACAGACGCTGCCTGGCGCAGACGCGCTGGCCTCCGGTCGACTGGTGCGGGTGTTACCGGACTGGCGAATGCCCGACCGTTATCTCTATGCCCTATTCCCGGATGCCCGTTTTATTCCTTATAAGGTCCGTAAGCTGGTCGGACGGTTAAGTGAGGTGTTGATGCAGGGATCAGGGCAGAGCCAGATCTGA
- a CDS encoding SDR family oxidoreductase, protein MKTTQGKKVALVAGASGIVGQQLSQALVADHWQVKALTHRSDFAVSGTEIIAVDLRDSQQCQQRLASLTDVTHIFYSAWLNASDWGTMVGPNLAMLQNLVQTMEDVAPLEHVSLMQGYKVYGAHLGRFKTPARESDPGVPGAEFNAAQLNWLSAQQHGKGWHWSALRPGVVGSDRPGNSMNLALSLALYASICRAARLPLRFPGSPETWHSMVDFTDATLLADATIWAARTSDARNQAFNINNGDLWRWSELWPVIAAWFELEIAPPVSLSFRQLFQDYRALWREIAGDNTLVEADILALSDGAFADFIFGWNYDMFGDGSKLRRAGFHGYRATDEMFCDLFARFRAARVIP, encoded by the coding sequence ATGAAAACGACACAGGGTAAAAAGGTTGCGCTGGTGGCGGGTGCCAGCGGGATTGTGGGTCAGCAACTGAGTCAGGCACTGGTAGCAGACCACTGGCAGGTCAAGGCACTGACGCATCGGTCAGACTTTGCAGTCAGCGGAACAGAGATTATAGCGGTCGATCTGCGCGATAGTCAGCAGTGCCAGCAACGGCTGGCATCACTCACCGACGTCACGCATATCTTTTACAGCGCCTGGCTGAACGCTTCTGACTGGGGAACGATGGTCGGACCAAATCTTGCCATGCTGCAAAATCTGGTTCAGACCATGGAGGATGTCGCCCCACTTGAGCATGTCAGTCTGATGCAGGGATACAAGGTGTATGGCGCCCATCTCGGACGCTTTAAAACGCCGGCGCGGGAAAGCGATCCTGGTGTACCGGGTGCTGAGTTTAACGCCGCGCAGCTGAACTGGCTGAGCGCACAACAGCATGGTAAAGGCTGGCACTGGAGTGCGCTGCGGCCCGGTGTGGTCGGCAGTGACAGGCCGGGCAACAGCATGAACCTGGCGCTGAGCCTGGCGCTCTACGCTTCAATCTGTCGCGCGGCGCGGCTGCCCTTACGCTTTCCCGGTTCGCCAGAAACCTGGCACAGTATGGTCGATTTTACCGATGCCACTCTGCTGGCCGACGCGACGATCTGGGCCGCACGCACTTCTGACGCACGCAATCAGGCCTTTAATATCAATAATGGCGATCTCTGGCGCTGGAGTGAGCTATGGCCGGTCATTGCAGCCTGGTTTGAACTGGAGATCGCGCCGCCGGTTTCGCTGTCGTTCCGGCAACTATTTCAGGATTATCGTGCGCTGTGGCGGGAAATCGCCGGGGATAACACATTAGTTGAAGCAGATATTCTGGCACTGAGTGACGGCGCTTTCGCTGATTTTATTTTTGGCTGGAACTACGACATGTTTGGCGACGGCAGCAAGCTGCGGCGGGCGGGCTTTCACGGTTATCGCGCGACGGATGAGATGTTCTGCGATCTGTTTGCCCGCTTTCGGGCGGCGCGCGTTATTCCGTGA
- the rluF gene encoding 23S rRNA pseudouridine(2604) synthase RluF, whose amino-acid sequence MLTDSSTRLNKYISESGICSRRDADRYIEQGNVFINGKRATVGAQVFAGDVVKVNGQLIEPRDEDDLVLIALNKPVGIITTMEEGERDNISDFVNHSKRVFPIGRLDKDSQGLIFLTNHGDLVNKILRAGNNHEKEYVVTVDKPITDEFIAGMSAGVPMLGTVTKKCKVKKEAPFVFRITLVQGLNRQIRRMCKHFGFEVTKLERTRIMNVNLKGLPLGEWRDLTDDELVELFKLLENSSSEDKPAKKAKAPAKTSAAKKPQKSGAKPAEKADAAGASRKRFVQPGRKKKGR is encoded by the coding sequence ATGCTGACTGACTCATCAACTCGTCTTAATAAATACATCAGCGAGAGCGGCATCTGCTCCCGTCGTGACGCCGATCGTTACATCGAGCAGGGCAACGTTTTTATTAACGGCAAACGCGCCACTGTAGGCGCGCAGGTATTTGCAGGCGATGTGGTGAAGGTCAATGGTCAGCTTATCGAGCCGCGCGATGAAGACGATCTGGTGCTGATTGCCCTGAATAAGCCGGTGGGGATTATCACCACCATGGAAGAGGGCGAGCGCGATAACATCAGCGATTTCGTCAATCACAGCAAGCGCGTCTTCCCGATTGGTCGCCTCGACAAAGATTCTCAGGGCCTGATTTTCCTTACCAACCACGGTGATCTGGTCAACAAGATCCTGCGGGCCGGTAACAACCACGAAAAAGAGTATGTCGTTACGGTCGACAAGCCAATCACCGATGAGTTTATTGCCGGAATGAGCGCAGGCGTGCCGATGCTGGGCACGGTGACTAAAAAGTGCAAAGTGAAAAAGGAAGCGCCATTTGTCTTCCGTATTACGCTGGTCCAGGGTCTGAATCGCCAGATCCGTCGCATGTGTAAGCATTTCGGCTTTGAAGTCACGAAGCTTGAGCGCACCCGTATCATGAACGTCAATCTCAAGGGATTACCGCTCGGGGAATGGCGCGACCTCACCGATGACGAACTCGTTGAGCTGTTTAAACTGCTGGAGAACTCCTCTTCAGAAGATAAACCCGCGAAGAAAGCTAAAGCTCCGGCTAAAACGTCGGCCGCAAAAAAACCGCAGAAGAGCGGTGCGAAACCTGCTGAAAAAGCGGATGCGGCTGGCGCCTCGCGCAAGCGCTTTGTCCAGCCGGGACGGAAGAAGAAAGGGCGCTAA
- a CDS encoding GNAT family N-acetyltransferase, which produces MIVRQASPEEAYRLWNIRNQALRHGCQHAYPPDVLAAWTPDRMPASFPAMIRANPFFVIDGPDGVPVATGSLDLAAASVEAIFTLPAFTGQGMAGLIIDTIKAEALQRGYHRLTLASTPNAVGFYQQHGFHPLGESFYPSKLAGSDLRCTEMAIDL; this is translated from the coding sequence ATGATAGTCAGACAGGCATCGCCTGAAGAGGCGTATCGTTTATGGAATATCCGAAATCAGGCACTCCGTCATGGCTGCCAGCATGCTTATCCACCCGACGTGCTCGCCGCCTGGACGCCGGACCGCATGCCCGCCAGCTTTCCTGCGATGATCCGCGCCAATCCCTTCTTCGTGATTGATGGCCCGGACGGCGTGCCGGTTGCTACCGGATCGCTGGACCTTGCCGCCGCCAGCGTGGAAGCCATTTTTACCCTGCCCGCATTTACCGGACAGGGAATGGCTGGGCTGATCATCGACACCATCAAAGCGGAGGCGCTGCAGCGTGGCTACCACCGGTTGACGCTCGCGTCGACGCCGAACGCCGTGGGCTTTTACCAGCAGCATGGCTTCCACCCGCTGGGCGAAAGTTTCTATCCGTCAAAGCTGGCGGGCAGCGATTTGCGCTGTACTGAGATGGCGATTGATCTGTGA